The following proteins are co-located in the Bacteroidales bacterium genome:
- a CDS encoding DUF3109 family protein: MIPIENTVVSLNLFEKLFVCNLSECKGVCCIEGEAGAPLEKEEVSVIQDIFEKVKPFMTKRGIEEIKKNGVFGYDEKGELGTALINGKECAFVYIEYGIAKCAIEKAYKEKKINFQKPVSCHLFPVRIKKYKNYDAVNVEKWHICKPALINGKKLNIPVFKFLKKPLIRKYGKKWFEELEKEFEKNKKMFVV, encoded by the coding sequence ATGATTCCGATTGAAAATACTGTTGTTTCCCTGAATTTATTTGAAAAACTTTTTGTTTGCAATTTAAGTGAATGTAAAGGAGTTTGCTGCATAGAAGGTGAAGCCGGTGCTCCTCTTGAAAAAGAAGAGGTTTCGGTCATTCAGGATATTTTCGAAAAAGTAAAGCCATTTATGACAAAAAGGGGAATCGAGGAAATTAAGAAAAACGGGGTTTTCGGTTATGATGAAAAGGGAGAACTTGGAACTGCATTGATTAATGGCAAAGAATGTGCTTTTGTTTATATTGAGTATGGAATTGCAAAATGCGCAATTGAAAAGGCATACAAAGAAAAAAAAATAAATTTTCAGAAACCGGTTTCATGTCATTTGTTTCCCGTGAGAATTAAAAAATATAAAAATTACGATGCGGTAAATGTTGAAAAATGGCATATTTGCAAACCGGCTCTTATTAACGGGAAAAAATTAAATATTCCTGTTTTTAAATTTCTAAAAAAACCTTTAATCAGAAAATACGGAAAAAAGTGGTTTGAAGAACTGGAAAAAGAATTTGAAAAAAATAAAAAAATGTTTGTCGTTTAA